One Aulosira sp. FACHB-615 genomic window carries:
- a CDS encoding DUF5331 domain-containing protein, translated as MAFFSSFTDSIRQKWLQFFQVNRDWITLHMEVESVYTPDGGKRPPSYLILGVVNALEPKLAQLMMPFSKLNADADTLIEVLELHFDPDIVLGNRLSNPPVEPETNQEESTIVLPDDNVDDETLAISHLNGFGLDASELKDKEPNQELNDVSLSNEQNGKHEPQAAMPLATSSTNAPETDDFGDVSFKSDTTSATKLDEEILGDLNPPDENAFNDVLSDVWGDETGLQKGEENNDFLGEELPTGVFDDSEIARLFPNS; from the coding sequence ATGGCTTTCTTTAGTAGCTTTACAGATTCAATTAGACAAAAGTGGTTGCAGTTCTTCCAGGTTAACCGTGACTGGATTACCTTGCACATGGAAGTCGAGTCAGTGTATACCCCCGATGGCGGCAAGCGACCACCTTCTTACCTCATCCTGGGAGTTGTGAACGCGCTAGAACCAAAACTAGCGCAGTTGATGATGCCCTTTTCCAAATTGAATGCTGATGCTGACACCTTAATTGAAGTGTTGGAACTGCATTTTGACCCAGATATTGTCCTTGGTAATCGCTTGAGTAATCCTCCAGTTGAACCAGAGACAAACCAAGAAGAGTCAACAATTGTGCTGCCAGATGACAATGTTGATGATGAAACCTTAGCAATTTCTCATCTCAACGGTTTTGGTTTAGATGCTAGTGAATTAAAGGATAAGGAACCCAACCAAGAATTAAATGATGTTTCCTTGTCTAATGAACAGAACGGCAAACATGAGCCTCAAGCTGCGATGCCTTTGGCAACGTCTTCGACGAACGCACCTGAGACTGATGATTTTGGCGATGTTTCCTTTAAAAGTGACACCACATCAGCAACCAAACTAGATGAAGAAATTCTCGGCGACTTAAACCCACCAGATGAAAACGCTTTTAATGATGTTTTGTCTGATGTTTGGGGTGATGAAACCGGATTGCAAAAGGGTGAAGAAAATAATGATTTTCTAGGGGAAGAATTACCAACTGGTGTTTTTGATGACTCAGAAATTGCCCGTCTCTTCCCCAACAGTTAA
- a CDS encoding bile acid:sodium symporter family protein — protein sequence MNELLVLTDKLALFTFIVCTMLGAGLSLTLQQIWEPLRSPRLVVSSLLANFILVPLFIYLLVQIVPLSEPLKDGLLVMAVASGPPALPKLAQIVKGNIAFSVGLMMLLMLGTIFYMPIVLPLVVQGVEINSWDIGKPLLLLMVSPLVIGLLIKAKFSAIAPIIQPIFFKLSSAGLLLGLVVRLFIHTNDIITLLKTGAIFVCAVFIIFSFSVGYLLGGPGIDTQRVLGVGTAQRNFAAALLVGTSNFSDPNVVSIIMVTSLLMMVIVIIMGPKFIELDQVTNAEIKQVEV from the coding sequence ATGAATGAACTATTAGTATTAACTGACAAGCTTGCTCTGTTCACATTCATTGTTTGCACTATGTTGGGTGCAGGTTTAAGTTTAACGCTACAACAAATTTGGGAACCTCTTCGCAGCCCTAGGCTTGTCGTTTCATCTCTATTGGCGAATTTTATTTTAGTCCCACTTTTTATCTATTTGCTAGTACAAATAGTACCTCTAAGTGAACCGCTAAAAGATGGTTTACTAGTGATGGCAGTAGCATCAGGGCCGCCAGCTTTGCCGAAACTAGCTCAAATAGTTAAGGGTAATATCGCCTTTTCTGTAGGATTAATGATGCTGTTGATGCTTGGCACTATTTTTTATATGCCGATTGTACTGCCCTTGGTGGTGCAAGGTGTAGAAATTAACTCTTGGGATATTGGCAAACCCTTGTTATTGCTGATGGTTAGCCCATTAGTAATTGGATTATTGATCAAAGCTAAATTTAGTGCGATCGCTCCCATTATCCAGCCAATTTTTTTCAAGTTATCTAGTGCTGGATTACTTTTAGGTCTGGTAGTCAGACTATTTATTCATACTAACGATATCATCACATTATTAAAAACAGGTGCAATCTTTGTTTGTGCGGTCTTTATTATTTTCTCCTTTAGCGTTGGTTATCTTTTAGGCGGCCCTGGAATTGATACCCAACGTGTGCTAGGTGTGGGAACTGCCCAACGCAATTTTGCCGCAGCATTATTAGTGGGTACGAGTAATTTTTCCGACCCTAATGTAGTGAGCATTATTATGGTGACGAGTCTATTAATGATGGTGATAGTTATTATTATGGGGCCAAAGTTTATCGAACTAGACCAAGTAACAAATGCAGAAATCAAACAGGTAGAGGTTTGA
- a CDS encoding sulfatase-like hydrolase/transferase — MKFKSKHWELFREIAKAIALSLLITLLMVNSPALAATSEVLPVPFPEFKGKIGLTYKESQPDFPQPITAPAKAPNVLLVILDDVGFGQASTFGGPVETPNLTHLAERGLRYNQFHTTALCSPTRAALLTGRNHHSVNTGVVEELATGYPGYTTILPKSAATVAEILRQNGYNTAAFGKWHNTPDFETSAAGPFDRWPTGLGFEYFYGFLGGDTNQWSPALVENTKRVDKPNKPDYHLTPDLVDHAIAWIRNQQSIAPEKPFFAYLATGATHAPHHAPKEWIEKYKGKFNQGWDKLREETFARQKQQGVIPANAQLTPRPQELPAWDSLSAEQQKLYAHMAEVFAGFLAHTDYEVGKLINAVDQLGELDNTLVIYVVGDNGASAEGGLTGSVNELQVFNGVPENLQQLLAAYDDLGSPKTFNHFPAAWAWAVNTPFQWTKQIASHFGGTRNPLVISWGEKIKDQGSIRSQFHHVIDIAPTILEVAGIAIPKEVNGVKQQAIEGTSLAYTFNQPDVPSHRETQYFEMLGNRAIYHEGWVAAARHGRLPWERTVKGSFETDEWELYNIAEDFSEAKNLAKQNPQKLEKLQKLFLKEARKHQVLPLDDRIAERFDVKIRPSLTKGRTTFTYYPGTVGIPEGSAPNLKNRSFNITANVEIPENGAEGVLLTQGGRFAGWSFFLEDGKPTYIYNYANTARYIIQAPEKLPPGKSTLRFNFDYDGGVGAGGIGKLFINDQQVAEGRIEKTIAYRLALDETFDIGRDTGTPVVDSYQVPFAFTGNLQQVSLELK, encoded by the coding sequence ATGAAGTTTAAATCCAAGCATTGGGAATTGTTCAGAGAAATAGCAAAGGCGATCGCTTTATCTTTGCTCATCACTTTGTTGATGGTCAATAGCCCCGCCTTAGCAGCTACATCAGAAGTTTTACCCGTTCCCTTCCCAGAGTTCAAAGGTAAAATTGGCCTTACCTATAAAGAATCACAACCAGACTTTCCCCAACCCATCACCGCCCCAGCTAAAGCCCCCAACGTCTTGCTAGTAATTCTAGATGATGTGGGTTTTGGACAAGCCAGCACCTTTGGCGGCCCGGTGGAGACTCCTAACCTAACGCACCTTGCTGAAAGAGGATTACGCTACAACCAATTTCACACCACAGCTCTGTGTTCGCCTACCAGGGCAGCTTTGTTAACTGGACGCAATCATCATTCAGTAAATACAGGGGTAGTGGAAGAATTAGCTACAGGTTATCCTGGCTACACAACAATTCTGCCTAAGAGTGCTGCTACCGTTGCCGAAATCCTGCGACAAAATGGCTACAACACCGCAGCTTTTGGTAAATGGCATAATACACCAGACTTTGAAACCAGTGCCGCCGGGCCTTTTGATCGCTGGCCTACAGGGTTAGGATTTGAGTATTTTTACGGCTTCCTTGGTGGCGATACTAATCAGTGGAGTCCGGCTTTGGTGGAAAATACCAAACGTGTAGATAAACCCAACAAGCCAGATTATCACCTGACACCTGACTTAGTAGACCATGCGATCGCCTGGATTCGCAACCAACAATCCATCGCGCCAGAAAAACCCTTTTTCGCCTACCTCGCCACCGGAGCCACCCACGCACCCCACCACGCCCCCAAAGAGTGGATTGAAAAGTACAAAGGCAAATTTAACCAAGGCTGGGATAAATTACGGGAAGAAACCTTTGCCCGTCAAAAACAACAGGGTGTAATTCCTGCTAATGCCCAACTTACCCCCCGCCCCCAAGAATTGCCAGCGTGGGATTCCCTCTCCGCCGAACAGCAAAAACTCTATGCCCACATGGCTGAAGTATTTGCTGGATTTTTGGCACATACAGATTATGAAGTCGGCAAATTAATTAATGCCGTTGACCAACTCGGTGAACTAGATAACACCTTAGTTATTTATGTCGTTGGAGATAACGGTGCGAGTGCCGAAGGTGGTTTAACAGGTAGCGTCAACGAACTGCAAGTTTTCAACGGTGTACCCGAAAATCTCCAACAACTACTAGCTGCTTATGATGACTTGGGTAGCCCCAAAACCTTCAACCATTTTCCGGCGGCTTGGGCTTGGGCAGTCAACACACCTTTCCAATGGACAAAGCAAATCGCCTCTCACTTTGGCGGGACTCGCAACCCCTTAGTAATTTCCTGGGGCGAAAAGATTAAAGACCAAGGTAGTATTCGCAGTCAATTCCATCATGTAATTGATATTGCCCCCACCATTTTAGAAGTAGCGGGAATTGCTATCCCCAAAGAAGTTAATGGTGTCAAACAACAAGCGATCGAAGGTACTAGCCTTGCATACACCTTTAACCAACCAGATGTACCCTCCCATCGAGAAACTCAGTATTTCGAGATGCTTGGCAACCGAGCAATTTACCACGAAGGTTGGGTAGCAGCCGCACGTCACGGTCGCTTACCTTGGGAACGCACGGTAAAAGGCAGCTTTGAGACAGATGAGTGGGAACTGTACAACATTGCAGAAGATTTCAGCGAAGCGAAGAATCTAGCCAAGCAAAACCCCCAGAAGCTAGAAAAACTGCAAAAGTTGTTTTTAAAAGAAGCCCGCAAACATCAAGTATTACCGTTAGACGATCGCATCGCCGAAAGATTTGATGTGAAAATTCGCCCCAGCCTCACCAAAGGACGCACAACTTTCACTTACTATCCTGGTACAGTCGGCATCCCCGAAGGTAGCGCCCCCAATCTCAAAAATCGCTCCTTCAACATCACAGCTAACGTAGAAATTCCTGAAAACGGTGCAGAAGGTGTGCTTTTAACCCAAGGTGGACGCTTTGCTGGTTGGAGTTTCTTCCTAGAAGATGGTAAGCCCACATATATCTACAACTACGCCAATACTGCCCGTTACATCATCCAAGCCCCAGAAAAGTTACCTCCTGGTAAATCTACACTGCGGTTCAACTTTGATTATGACGGTGGTGTAGGTGCAGGCGGCATCGGCAAACTCTTCATCAATGACCAACAGGTAGCCGAAGGACGGATAGAAAAAACCATCGCTTACCGTTTAGCCCTAGACGAAACCTTTGATATTGGCAGAGATACAGGTACTCCAGTTGTAGATAGTTATCAAGTACCCTTTGCTTTTACTGGTAACTTACAACAAGTCAGTTTGGAGTTGAAGTAA
- a CDS encoding ferredoxin:protochlorophyllide reductase (ATP-dependent) subunit N has product MTVAQQPEALNFECETGNYHTFCPISCVAWLYQKIEDSFFLVIGTKTCGYFLQNAMGVMIFAEPRYAMAELEEGDISAQLNDYEELKRLCEQIKRDRNPSVIVWIGTCTTEIIKMDLEGLAPKLESEIGIPIVVARANGLDYAFTQGEDTVLAAMAHRCPTQAPVTENEKNERNAIQKLLNFGKKKEDVVQEESEYVDHPPLVLFGSLPDPVVTQLTLELKKQGIKVSGWLPAKRFTELPVLEEGYYVAGVNPFLSRTATTLMRRRKCKLIGAPFPIGPDGTRAWIEKICSVFGITPKGLEEREAQIWAGLEDYVKLIRGKSVFFMGDNLLEVSLARFLVRCGMTVHEVGIPYMDKRYQAAELAMLEQACQEMGVPLPKIVEKPDNYNQVQRIYELKPDLVITGMAHANPLEARGINTKWSVEFTFAQIHGFSNARDILELVTRPLRRNNNLKDLGWDKLVREEAKI; this is encoded by the coding sequence ATGACTGTCGCGCAACAACCAGAAGCTTTAAACTTTGAGTGCGAAACTGGGAATTACCACACCTTCTGTCCGATTAGCTGCGTGGCGTGGTTGTACCAAAAGATTGAAGATAGCTTCTTCTTGGTGATTGGGACAAAAACCTGTGGCTATTTTCTCCAAAATGCAATGGGGGTGATGATTTTTGCTGAACCCCGTTATGCAATGGCAGAGTTAGAAGAAGGTGATATTTCAGCACAGTTAAATGACTATGAAGAATTAAAGCGGTTGTGTGAGCAAATAAAACGCGATCGCAACCCCAGTGTAATTGTCTGGATTGGCACTTGCACCACAGAAATTATCAAAATGGACTTGGAAGGTTTAGCACCCAAGTTAGAAAGCGAAATAGGCATTCCCATTGTTGTCGCCCGTGCCAACGGTTTAGATTACGCTTTTACCCAAGGTGAAGACACTGTTTTAGCGGCAATGGCACATCGCTGTCCTACCCAAGCGCCCGTAACCGAAAATGAGAAAAACGAGCGCAACGCCATTCAAAAACTGCTCAACTTTGGTAAGAAAAAAGAAGATGTAGTTCAAGAAGAATCAGAATACGTAGATCATCCACCTCTAGTTCTTTTCGGCTCCCTCCCTGATCCAGTTGTTACCCAGTTAACCCTAGAATTAAAGAAACAAGGCATCAAAGTTTCTGGCTGGCTACCAGCTAAACGCTTCACAGAACTACCCGTGCTAGAAGAAGGATATTACGTTGCAGGTGTTAACCCCTTCCTCAGCCGCACAGCTACCACCTTAATGCGTCGCCGCAAATGCAAATTAATTGGCGCACCCTTCCCCATCGGCCCTGATGGAACTCGCGCCTGGATAGAGAAAATTTGCTCAGTGTTTGGCATTACACCCAAAGGACTAGAAGAACGAGAAGCACAAATCTGGGCAGGCTTAGAAGACTACGTAAAACTAATTCGTGGCAAGTCTGTATTCTTCATGGGTGATAACCTGCTAGAAGTCTCCTTAGCGCGGTTCTTGGTACGTTGTGGAATGACAGTCCATGAAGTTGGCATTCCTTACATGGATAAGCGTTACCAAGCAGCAGAATTGGCAATGTTAGAGCAAGCTTGTCAAGAAATGGGTGTACCTTTACCCAAGATTGTCGAAAAACCAGATAATTACAACCAAGTGCAGCGCATTTATGAGTTAAAACCCGACTTAGTAATTACTGGAATGGCTCACGCTAACCCATTAGAAGCACGCGGCATCAATACCAAGTGGTCAGTAGAGTTTACCTTTGCTCAAATTCATGGTTTTAGCAATGCCCGTGACATCTTAGAATTAGTAACTCGCCCACTGCGCCGCAATAATAATTTGAAAGACTTGGGTTGGGATAAGTTAGTCAGAGAAGAAGCTAAGATTTAA
- the bchL gene encoding ferredoxin:protochlorophyllide reductase (ATP-dependent) iron-sulfur ATP-binding protein, with product MKLAVYGKGGIGKSTTSCNISVALAKRGKKVLQIGCDPKHDSTFTLTGFLIPTIIDTLQSKDYHYEDVWPEDVIYKGYGGVDCVEAGGPPAGAGCGGYVVGETVKLLKELNAFDEYDVILFDVLGDVVCGGFAAPLNYADYCMIVTDNGFDALFAANRIAASVREKARTHPLRLAGLIGNRTSKRDLINKYVESVPMPVLEVLPLIEDIRVSRVKGKTLFEMAESDPSLNYVCDYYLNIADQILARPEGVVPNDAPDRELFSLLSDFYLNPRKPQVPNSEEELDLMIV from the coding sequence GTGAAACTAGCAGTCTACGGAAAAGGCGGTATTGGCAAGTCAACAACTAGCTGTAACATATCTGTCGCTTTAGCCAAACGGGGCAAAAAAGTGCTGCAAATTGGTTGCGACCCGAAACACGACAGCACCTTTACCCTGACTGGATTTTTGATTCCGACAATTATCGACACTCTCCAGTCCAAAGATTATCACTACGAAGATGTTTGGCCAGAAGATGTCATTTACAAAGGCTATGGCGGTGTTGACTGCGTAGAAGCTGGCGGCCCTCCTGCGGGTGCAGGGTGTGGTGGCTACGTAGTTGGGGAGACCGTAAAATTACTGAAAGAACTCAACGCCTTTGATGAATACGATGTAATTTTATTTGATGTGCTGGGTGACGTAGTTTGTGGTGGCTTTGCGGCTCCTTTAAACTATGCAGATTACTGCATGATCGTTACTGATAATGGCTTTGATGCTTTATTTGCAGCAAATCGAATTGCCGCTTCCGTCAGAGAAAAAGCCCGGACTCACCCATTGCGTTTAGCTGGTTTAATTGGCAATCGGACATCAAAGCGTGACTTGATTAATAAATATGTAGAATCAGTCCCCATGCCTGTTCTAGAGGTTTTACCTTTAATTGAAGATATCCGCGTTTCTCGCGTCAAAGGTAAGACATTATTTGAAATGGCAGAGTCAGATCCTTCCCTGAACTACGTTTGCGACTATTACCTCAACATTGCTGACCAAATTTTGGCAAGACCAGAGGGAGTAGTACCGAACGACGCTCCCGATCGCGAATTGTTCTCTTTGTTGTCTGATTTTTATCTAAATCCGCGTAAACCACAGGTTCCTAATTCAGAAGAGGAATTAGACTTGATGATTGTATAA
- a CDS encoding L,D-transpeptidase: MKSLIDSHPMHHFKKLVIGAAVCLSVIGVCTNTVTASSKNETIKQNIQTLQKSDQRWIQVNLATQRLTAWEGGKAVYAVTISTGKKSTPTRTGSFTIQSKHKSTRMRGRDYDVPNVPYAMFYQGNYGIHGAYWHKKFGTPVSHGCINVAPNHAKWLFNWASVGTPVVIHK; this comes from the coding sequence ATGAAAAGTCTGATTGATTCTCACCCGATGCACCACTTCAAAAAATTAGTGATTGGTGCAGCAGTATGTTTGAGTGTGATTGGTGTTTGCACAAATACAGTCACAGCCAGTTCCAAAAACGAGACAATTAAACAAAACATCCAAACCTTACAAAAATCCGACCAACGTTGGATACAGGTTAATCTTGCAACTCAAAGATTAACAGCCTGGGAAGGCGGAAAAGCTGTTTACGCAGTTACTATTTCCACAGGCAAAAAGTCCACTCCCACACGTACTGGCAGCTTTACAATTCAGTCTAAACATAAATCAACCCGAATGCGCGGCAGAGATTATGACGTTCCCAACGTTCCCTATGCAATGTTTTACCAAGGCAATTACGGAATTCACGGAGCTTACTGGCATAAAAAATTTGGTACACCTGTAAGTCATGGTTGCATTAATGTCGCGCCGAACCATGCTAAATGGTTATTTAATTGGGCATCCGTCGGAACACCTGTTGTCATTCACAAATAA
- a CDS encoding bifunctional 4-hydroxy-2-oxoglutarate aldolase/2-dehydro-3-deoxy-phosphogluconate aldolase has translation MSNQVWLSQLRKNRAIAVIRAPKIEIGEKMAMAVASGGMQLIEITWTSDRAAELIAKLRMKLPDCLIGTGTLFNVQQLQDAIAAGAQFLFSPHIDIEMIHTAVAKDVPIIPGALTPTEIVTAWHHGASCVKVFPVQAVGGASYIKSLQAPLGHIPLIPTGGVSLENASEFIQAGAVAVGLSSELFPKQLVAAENWQAIAQSASNLMQNLA, from the coding sequence ATGTCTAATCAAGTTTGGTTATCACAGTTGCGAAAAAACAGAGCGATCGCAGTTATCCGTGCGCCCAAAATCGAAATAGGAGAAAAAATGGCGATGGCGGTAGCATCTGGAGGAATGCAGCTAATTGAGATTACCTGGACTAGCGATCGCGCCGCAGAATTGATCGCTAAATTACGGATGAAATTACCAGATTGTCTAATTGGGACAGGTACATTGTTCAACGTGCAGCAGTTACAAGATGCGATCGCGGCTGGGGCGCAATTCTTATTTTCACCCCATATTGATATTGAAATGATTCACACCGCAGTCGCTAAAGATGTGCCAATCATTCCAGGGGCGCTGACTCCTACAGAAATTGTCACAGCTTGGCATCACGGTGCTAGTTGTGTGAAAGTTTTTCCTGTGCAAGCAGTAGGCGGAGCCAGTTATATCAAAAGTTTACAGGCTCCCTTGGGTCATATTCCTTTAATTCCTACAGGTGGAGTCAGCCTAGAAAATGCTTCCGAATTTATCCAAGCTGGGGCTGTTGCTGTGGGCTTAAGTAGTGAATTATTTCCAAAACAGTTGGTAGCAGCAGAAAATTGGCAAGCGATCGCTCAATCTGCCAGCAACCTGATGCAGAATTTAGCGTAG
- a CDS encoding DUF1257 domain-containing protein, translating into MSHFSQIKTQIRNLDSLKDALTDLGIDWKPGPREVRGYRGQTHPAEVTIEQENGYDIGFRWNGKEYELVADLQYWQQNLSVDGFLRQVTQRYAYQTVVKETALAGFQVAEQQKNADGSIRLVVQRWSA; encoded by the coding sequence ATGTCACACTTTAGCCAAATTAAGACTCAAATCCGTAACCTTGATTCTTTAAAAGATGCGCTAACCGATTTGGGCATCGACTGGAAACCAGGCCCCCGCGAGGTACGTGGCTATCGCGGTCAAACCCATCCTGCGGAAGTCACCATTGAGCAGGAAAATGGCTATGACATCGGCTTTAGATGGAATGGCAAAGAATACGAATTAGTAGCTGACTTGCAGTACTGGCAACAAAATCTGTCTGTAGATGGTTTCTTGCGCCAAGTCACCCAACGTTATGCTTACCAAACAGTGGTTAAGGAAACTGCATTGGCTGGTTTTCAAGTTGCTGAACAACAAAAAAATGCAGACGGTTCTATTCGCTTAGTAGTACAACGCTGGAGTGCGTAA
- a CDS encoding ferredoxin, which translates to MADFLPSPEEQEDNRSGLEPELGGFLRDNPERSGLEPELGGVLRQKGVYVDEITCIGCKHCAHVARNTFYIEPDYGRSRVIRQDGDAEEVIQEAIDTCPVDCIHWVDYTELRNLEDERKYQVIPVVGYPVDMAVATSEKRRKKQKLKNKQSRY; encoded by the coding sequence ATGGCTGATTTTCTGCCTTCGCCGGAGGAACAGGAAGATAATCGTTCCGGTTTGGAACCAGAATTAGGGGGTTTTTTGCGGGATAACCCAGAACGTTCTGGTTTAGAGCCGGAGTTGGGTGGAGTGTTACGCCAAAAGGGTGTTTATGTTGACGAAATCACCTGTATTGGTTGTAAACACTGCGCTCATGTTGCGCGAAATACTTTTTACATTGAACCAGATTACGGGCGATCGCGCGTAATTCGCCAAGACGGGGACGCGGAAGAAGTCATCCAAGAAGCAATTGACACTTGTCCGGTTGATTGTATCCATTGGGTAGATTACACAGAACTGAGAAACTTAGAAGATGAGCGCAAATATCAAGTAATTCCTGTTGTTGGTTATCCGGTAGATATGGCAGTTGCCACTTCTGAAAAACGGCGTAAAAAACAAAAACTCAAAAACAAACAATCCCGTTATTAA
- a CDS encoding TIGR02450 family Trp-rich protein gives MSKKQKFPYLVGSKWTAQKKVDGWRHFQVANRKNQGKWVYAEMVASCDPNVRFWINAKLLQDRSQWLAGWQSLQEMEAIYSGSNFIEG, from the coding sequence ATGAGCAAAAAGCAAAAATTTCCCTACTTGGTAGGCTCTAAGTGGACAGCACAGAAAAAAGTAGACGGTTGGAGACACTTTCAAGTCGCTAACCGCAAAAATCAAGGTAAGTGGGTTTATGCGGAAATGGTTGCATCCTGTGACCCTAATGTTCGTTTCTGGATTAACGCCAAACTGTTACAAGACCGTTCTCAGTGGCTGGCTGGCTGGCAATCATTACAAGAAATGGAAGCGATTTATAGCGGTTCTAATTTTATTGAGGGGTAA
- a CDS encoding DUF2997 domain-containing protein — METLEFIIYPDGRVQEKVTGIVGASCAEVTEAIEAQLGQVLNQEPTSEYFANQLHQSNQANTQATYSEW, encoded by the coding sequence ATGGAGACATTAGAATTCATAATTTATCCAGACGGTCGGGTACAAGAGAAAGTCACTGGCATTGTGGGTGCTTCTTGTGCTGAAGTAACAGAGGCAATAGAAGCACAGCTGGGGCAAGTACTTAATCAAGAGCCAACCTCAGAATATTTCGCCAATCAGTTACACCAATCGAATCAGGCGAATACGCAAGCTACTTACAGCGAATGGTAA
- a CDS encoding formylglycine-generating enzyme family protein translates to MFKSRKSFLGLWLITGVAIALSLITPPAFATSSNSCPAEMVMIPGGTFTMGSDNSGYLEELSAQEVKVSSFCIDRYEVTNAQFAAFVKATGYVTIAERPLPKEQFPDLPDEQRLPGSLVFEIAQPGAKYLSWWHWQTGANWQHPFGGESAITNQDNYPVVHIAYADALAYAQWAGKSLPTEAQWEYAARGGLDNATYTWGNQYSAKKANTWQGIFPFFNTKKDGYVGIAPVGSFSPNGYGLYDMTGNVWEWTSDWFQPGHNHKTHTLNPTGPETSFDPNKPTEIALHVIKGGSYLCAPNYCSRFRPAARESQAPDTGTTHIGFRLVMNLTTERMQNEV, encoded by the coding sequence ATGTTTAAGTCAAGGAAAAGTTTTTTAGGGTTGTGGTTAATTACGGGAGTAGCGATCGCACTCTCACTCATCACGCCTCCAGCCTTTGCCACTAGTTCCAATTCCTGTCCAGCAGAAATGGTGATGATTCCCGGTGGCACATTCACGATGGGATCTGATAATTCCGGTTATCTAGAAGAACTCTCCGCACAAGAAGTCAAAGTTAGTTCCTTTTGTATTGATAGATATGAAGTAACTAACGCCCAATTTGCAGCCTTCGTCAAAGCAACAGGATATGTCACCATTGCCGAGCGTCCTTTACCCAAAGAACAGTTTCCTGATTTGCCAGATGAACAGAGATTACCGGGTTCTCTGGTGTTTGAAATAGCCCAACCAGGCGCAAAGTATTTAAGTTGGTGGCATTGGCAGACTGGGGCGAATTGGCAACATCCTTTTGGAGGGGAAAGTGCCATCACAAATCAAGATAACTATCCAGTCGTGCATATTGCCTACGCAGATGCCCTAGCCTACGCCCAATGGGCAGGTAAATCACTCCCTACAGAAGCGCAATGGGAATATGCGGCTCGTGGTGGTTTAGATAATGCAACTTATACCTGGGGCAACCAGTATTCCGCAAAAAAAGCTAACACCTGGCAAGGCATTTTTCCCTTTTTTAATACTAAAAAAGATGGTTATGTCGGTATTGCACCCGTTGGTTCCTTTTCGCCCAACGGTTATGGTCTGTACGACATGACAGGTAATGTTTGGGAATGGACGAGTGATTGGTTTCAACCGGGACACAACCACAAAACCCACACGCTCAATCCCACAGGCCCGGAAACAAGCTTTGACCCGAATAAACCCACAGAAATTGCTCTACATGTTATCAAAGGTGGGTCTTATTTGTGTGCGCCTAACTATTGCAGTCGCTTCCGTCCGGCGGCGCGAGAATCTCAAGCACCTGATACGGGAACAACTCATATTGGGTTTCGCTTAGTAATGAATTTGACTACAGAAAGGATGCAGAATGAAGTTTAA